In Nitrospira sp., the genomic stretch CTCGCTCAGGTCACTCCCGGTCATTGCTTTGTTGTGGTCGAGCTTGCCGTCTTTGCCCTTGGGTGCAGCCCAGCTCTCCCAGCGAAAATCTTTGTCGAGAATAAAGCTGTATCGTTTGCCCTCCAGCTTCGCTTCGTCAGCCTTATCCTGCTCCAGTCCATCGAGATACTTGAGAAACAACAGCCACGAGGTCTGCTCGGTATAGTCCAGCTCGGTAGTACAGCCAGCCTCCTTCCGAAGCACATCATCAATATTTCTAAACGCTTGTTCAAACATGCAGAAATTCTCCGCGCAGCGGTGAGGGAATGGCGGTTGAAGAATACCCTGTTATTGCCAGGAAATCACCCCGCCTTTGGGGGAAGGGGAAAGTGCTGAGTACTGAGCGGGAGTGTTGGGATCGGACGAGGAGAAACCCCGTCAGGTTACTAGGGCCTCTTAAAGACGTGCTGAGTATGGCCGGGTGGTGAACAGTGAGGAGGTTGAGAACCGAACGGCTGGCGGTCTACGGTACTCTAGGCGGCTGCGTAGGTTCGCACGTCTACTTGCACTCCTGCGCGGACAGCCTCTTCTGCTGTCTTCAAGAGACTCGCGGTGACCTGTTCTTCAATATACTCTTCGCCGCAATTCGCGCACACCCGTGCCGGAACGCCTTTAATAACCACGGTTGCGTTGTCGCGCTCAAGAGTCACCGTCGCTGTTCCTGGGTGAGTTTCTCCGGTTTTGCAGATTACGCATGTCATCGAGAGATCCTCCGCTTAAATTCTCCGTCCCACTCTCCGGCATCCGGCTGATAGACGGTCACGATAATCGTTTCCTTAACCGATGCATGGTCAGCTGCCACGACGTGTATCGGCCGAGACCCGATCCACCCCAGAATCAACCGACTGGGGAAGGGCTTATCCGTTGGATAAGTCGCGATGGTTTCTCCGGTTTCGATGACGCGCCGAACCTCTTCCTTGCTAATCTTTCGTTGAAACATCCGCTGAATGGCGTGGACCCGAAAGACCAGATGACATTGGCTCATGCTCTCGCAACCCCTGCCCGACATTCCCACATATTTCTATTTGAAGTCTAACGTACCGCCATGATGAATGTCATCTGACGGGCCATCTGTTTCCCAGATATTGACTAGGCTTTTTGTTAGTCAGTTGGGTCTATGCGGACGACAAAGGCAGAATGAAATGACAGGACTGGCAAGAAGCTGAGCTCTATAGGGGGACGGCTTCGGCATGAATGCGCTGTTCCAGGTGCGGGCTGAGCCCCCCATCCGTCAGGACGTCGACTTTATGGTTCAATAATTCTTCCAGATCCTGCCACAGTTCGATGAGATCGAGCAGGCTTCGGCCTTCTTCCATATCCACGAGGAAGTCGATATCGCTGTCAGGCCGCGCATCTCCCCGTGCCACGGAGCCGAATACCCGGACTTTCTGCGCACCATGCCGCGCGGCGATCTGGAGGATTTGGCTTCGTTTGGACTGGAGTAATTGACGGATGCTCATCACAGGTCTCCTGCGCGTAGTGTAGCCAAAATCTACAGGGAACTCCGGCAATGCTCCCCTCTCGGGTGGGAGCCCGGAAGCGCTGCGTTGGGAGGGGTAAGGGCTGAGCACATAAACTGCGGGACTAGGGGGAATCGGCCTCAGAGTATTCACCGATTGATTCGAGACTGGGAGAGGAGTACCGTTTTCACATTCCCCACCAGAAAGGAGGCTCCCATGACACGCTTCCGACTCCCCTTCTTCACTGTTCTCCTGTTCCTCTCCTGGACAACGCTAGCTTCGGCTGAAATTCTGGCCCTCTTGAACTATGAGAGTAAGCCCGGTCAGCCGGTGCGCCGCGAAGGCATCGCCATCATGGACATTGATCCCGACTCTGCGGACTTCGGGAAGATCCTGATGGAGATTCCCCTTCCGCCCGACCTCGTCGCGCACCACATTTTCTTCAATCGCGACCGGAGCAAGGCTTATATCACGTCCTTGGGGAAAAGCCTGTTGCATGTCATAGACCTCACCCATTTCCCCTATCGCCTGCGTGCGATTGATGTGCCGGACTGCCAGGTCGGCGAGGATCTCGTCGTCTCTGAAGATAACCGGACCTGGTACCTCACCTGTATGGGTTCGAGCAAGGTGATTATGGGCGACGCGCGCCTCGATAAACCGATCAAGACGATCAGCGCGGCGGCACCGGCAGCGGCCTACATTCTGTATCCGCACGGGATTGCGATTCATAATGGTATCGATCGCGTCCTCGTTACCAGCTCCGTCAAGCCGGATATGTCGGAGGTGGGTGAGTCGGTTACGGTACTGGAAGCCAGTACCGGGAACGTGCTCTCGACGCACAAAATCTCGACGAAACCTTCTCCCGCGAAATCCGCTCCCGTCGAAATCATGTTCAGCCCGAAGGCTGATCCTCCCGTGGTGCACATCACCAATATGATGGAAGGGACGCTGTGGGTCGGAGTCTGGGATCCGAAGGCCCGGTCGTTTTCCTTCAATCAGGTCGATGACTTCGGTCCACGGGAACAAGGGATGCCGTTGGAAATGCTTTACAACAAAAAAGGGGACCGCTTGTTCGTCACCACGGCCAAGCCGGGGTATGTGAATCTGTATGACAATACCGATCCGCGGGAGCCGAAGTTCCTCAAAACGATTGCCGCCGCTGCCGGCGCTCATCATAGTGTGCTGTCGCCCGATGAACGGTACCTCTTCGTCCAGAATAGTCTGCTGAATTTGGATGGTCTGAGCGATGGGTCCATCACGGTGATCGACCTGAAGAACGACACAGTCCTAGGGAGCATCGATACGTTGAAAGCGCAAGGGTTCAACCCCAACTGCATCATGCTGCTGCCGAATCATTTTCAGGAGAACAGCATGCGGGCGAGCCGGTGAGGAGAAGGGTGAGTGCTGGGCGCTGAGTCCCGAGTGCTCCACGGAAGTCCTGAGCCCTTGGTCCCGTATGCTCCCAAGAAGTGCTGAGTGCTGAGTATGGCCGGGATGGTGAACCGTGAGGGGATGGGGAAGGGAAGGGCTGGCGAAGGGATATTACCCTGGCATGGGAAAGGCGGCGGACTCGATGGTGGCGAGGATTTTGGCTCGGGTTTCATGATCGAACTCATGTCCGTAGAAGCGCAGAAAAAGCCCTTTCCGAATGGCCTCGACCGTGGCTTGTGGATCGCGTTCTCTGAGGGACGCCTCCACGAGGGCGCGGGCGGTGTCCCGCATGGCACAGCCCATAACGAGCCGCTCTTCACCCGTCCGCTGCATGAGCATGGCACGATAGCGCTGATCCATGTCCGTCGATGTATCGTTCATGCTGACACCTCGCGGTAGAGTGATGCCAGGCCCAATCGGTCTGCCCATCGAGACAGATACGCCGTATCGAGGCCTTGGACCGAATTGAGCAAGTTCCGGACATCCGTGAATTGCATCTCAGATCGGCTCTCCTTGGCCCAATCCAGCTTGGACAGAATGAGATCTTCAGGCGACACGATGAAGACCTGCTGGCCTGCGATAGAGACTGCACGGCGCCGGGTAAACTCTTCTCGACGGTATTCTGTCTCCTTCCGCACGACACAGTCTACCTTGACCACCAGGGCGTTGTGAATCATGTTGAACATGGCATGCTCTCGTACGGCTCGCTGGACCATGTCCCGGTCGATATAGTAGTCCTGTTGGAACAAGCGCGTGATGCGATCCACATCCCGCTCGAACAATTCCACGACCAGGTCGATAGCGCGCGTCATCCGGGGAACGGAATAAAAATTCGCCGCCATTGAGCCGGTTACCATATACGGGATGCCGGCCCCTTCTAAGTCGGCGGTTACAGCCTTGAGTACATCTACCTCATCGCTCACGGCCTCAGTACACTCCTCGTTGAACCGTCATGACCGCCGGAGCTTACCGCTTTCTCAACGAAAATTCACCAGTCTCGCAGGGGGCATGACAGCTGAATCGTAATGAGGAACATACGAGGGCCTGAGGGGATGCGAGTTGACGGTCAAGACACGCGGCCTGTCTACACCTTGGGAATGCGGATGGTGCTGATCATCAAGCTGCCGGAGAGGACGAAGAGCAAGGACAAGGGGTGCAGGTCGCAGGGCCCGACGGTCCAGACGCCCCAATAGAGCTGCTCGCCCAGCCGGTCCTGCCAGGCGGCCAGGGCCAGGACGGCGGTCAACACGACGGTGGTGGGAATGGGCGTGCCTTCGAAGTAGGCCACTGTGTCCTTCCCAGCGGAGAGGGCTTCGGCGGTGACGTTGTACCGGGCCAGCCGGCTGACGCCGCAACAGACGAAATAGGTAAGTGCGATCCAGTCCCACCCTCCCTGCAAGCCGGCGGCATACCCGAGCGCGGCGGGCGCGACTCCGAACGAGATGACGTCGGCCAGCGAATCCAGCTCCCGCCCGAGCGGCGATTGCATGTGCCGCCAGCGGGCGACCCGGCCGTCGAGCCAGTCGAAGAGGAGGGCCGCCGGCGCCAGGGCGGTGGCGGCAAGGAAATGGGACGCCGACTGATTCCCCATGTAGCGCATGCTCAGCAACACGGCCGCGAGCCCGCAGGCGCCGTTCCCGAGCGTGAGGAAGTCAGCCAGGTGAAACTGGCGGATCATCGAGAAGTATTTGCGAGGAGTCCTTGCCACTGCGGGGCAATCTACGACGGAGTCCGGCAAATGTCCAGGATGCAACTTCAGGCTTTGAAGCCGATGCGGAACCGGCCATCGTCCTTCTGTTCCAATTTTTGAGGTCGCACATTGCGGCCTCAAGTGGCGACACACCTGCTGATCCAGCACCGAAACCTGCTTCACCGCAGGCAGGTTCTAGGCGGCTTTCGCAGCCGCTTTTTCTAAGAGCTCATGAATCAGGGATTGATAGGGCTTCCCTTGCTTGGCGGCCATCTTGCGAAGTTGATTCAACAGCGTCGGAGAGAGACGAATCGCGATCAACTGCTTGGCCATGCCGCTGGCAGGCCTGCCGACACGACGCATGCGCTTTAATTCCGCGTCCGTGGCTTCCGGAATGTCTGAGAAATCAATCTGCGCGTCCGGTATAGGCCTGACGCTCTTTCCGGCTCGCCTGCCTTGCGCTGATGATCCGGATGGCTTCTTTTTCATGATTTCTTCTCCGTATCGTATACATCACGAAGAGAATTCGCCCTGACAATGATTGTCCTATACGCCGGCGACGATGCCCATAGGCGGAGTGTTCTGGATCTTCTCCGTCCAAGGCATTGGCATCGACAAAGATCGTCGAGGCCTCTTCGAATCGGACTCCGTGTTTTTCGAAGTTGGCACTCGCCTTCTTCCTGTCCCAGGTAAACACATTCTCGTATATACACGAATAGAGTCCCTGCCGGCAAGACTACCGGGGCTGCCGAGTGCGTCTCAGAACCGCTGCGGTTCTGCGGGAGGAGCTGTTTCGGATTGAGGCTGGATCGCGACCGGCACTGTGATGGGCGCTGTGGCCTGAGCCCCCTGCCCCGCGTCGAGGAGGATGGCGACGAGCATGTCGCTCATGACGTTTACCCCGGAACGGGCGCGGGCGATGATCCAGTCCACGGTCATGATGAGCGGAATGGCGGCGATGATCACGTGATCGGGCAGGCCGGCGGCGGCCAGCACGAGCGGCAACACGATCAACCCCGCTTCCGGAATTCCGGCGACGCCCGACCCGGCGATGATCGACGCGAGCACGATCAAAATCTGTTTGGCCATCGGCAGGTCATACCCCAGCGCCTGAGCGAGAAACAGCGCGGCCATGGCTTCATACAAGGTGATGCCGTCGTTATTGAGATTCGTCCCGACGCAGGCGGCGAGGCGTGAGGATTGCGGCGAGACCTTCATGCGCTCCAGGCAGCGCAGCGTAATCGGCACGGTGGCGAGGCTGCTGTTGCAGGACACGGCGGTCATAATGGCGTCGGCCCCCTGCCCCAGATAGATCTTGGGATTCTTTTTGCCGACCAGCCAGGCCACCAGCGGATAGTAGAGGAGTGAATGGATGGCGAGGCCTGCCAGCATGGCGACGAGGAAGATCCACAGCACGGAGAAGACGCCGACGCCCGATTTCCCCACGACCTGGGCGACGACGCCGAAGACGGCGAGCGGCACAGCCAGGATGATCCAGCCGAGGATCTGCACGAGCCAACCATAGATGCGCTCGATCCCCTGCACGAGTGCCAAGACCACCCCGCCCGCTTGGCCTGACCGGCCGTGCAGGTAGCGCAGGGTCGCGCCCAGGATGAGCGCGAGGAGGACGACGCCGATGATGTTGTTGCTGGAAAAGGGATCCGCGATGGTGCGCGGAATATAGGACGCCAGATACTCGATCGGGCTCTGCGAGCCGGCCTGCACGTTGGCCAGCGCGGACGACGAGAGCGTGGTGCCGGGCACGAGGTGGAGGAGTTCATCGACATGGCCCAGCCAGGCCAGGCCCGGCTGCCAGAAATTCATGATGGCCAGGCCGATGGCCATGGCGACGGAGACATTCACCAGACAAATGACCAGCAACTTGCCGCCCTGGCGGAGCGGAATGCTGGTACGGATCAACGCATCGAGGATCGCAAAGAAGATGAGCGGGATCGCAAGTGTCTTCAGGAGCGTGACGACGAAAAGGCCGAGCTTGCCCAGATGCTCATTCCGCAAACCCCCGAGATAGGGATCCTGACCGAAGATGGCGCCAAGGAGCGCACCACAGGCGACGGCGACGAGGACTTGCGTATAGAGCGGCGGCATCCCGCGCGGAGACGTGTGCATCAGGGCCTCTCGTGAGTCGCGGCAGCATACCTGTTTCGCCATCCAAACGCACCCCGACGCGGGACACTCACTCCCGCCAGAATCTTTGGATCGCACACCGGCATGAGGCAGACGGCCTTAGTCGTATAGATCCGACCGGCCATGCCGTGCGGCGACGACTGGGGCCGCTTGCGTCGTTGACAGAGAGGACGCCGTTAGTTGACAAACAAGGGATCGCGGACAATAGTACAAGACACGTCTCGACTGTCTCTGTCCCGCCGCCATGGCGGTTTCCCGTCCGCGAACCCGGCGTCTCACCCGCCCAGTTTCGTATCGATATCGATCTGCCCTCGCTCGGCGAGGCCGAACGGCGCGTCCTCGAATCCGCATTCCAGGAACTCGCGGCCTACCTGGACAGTCTTGGCGCACCCGACGGCGTGGCGCGCGCGGCGGCCCGCGCCGAACTGGTCACGGCTAATCCCCGCTCCATTCTCTCGTTGTTTATCACCGATAATCCCTTTGCGCTCCCCTATCGCCTGCCCCTCGTCGCCGAGGCGCCGCCACGTAGCGCGGTGCCACCGGCCGGAGCACCGCCCGCGACGCTACCGTCGGACCCGACGCCGAAGGCCGCTCCGATCCGCGCCACGGGGGCGACGACCTGGTCCTGGAGCCTGGTCGCGGAAGGCTTCCGACTCGCCGCGCAACTGTTGCGCGACCTGGCGATCCGCTTCCGCCCGGGGCCGGTCGCGCGCCTGTTCGTGACGCCGATTTCGTTCGCCTTCATCGGACACCCCCGCATGCTGGACGATGTGCCGCGGAAGTTTCCCTTCGCCCGCCTCCTGCCCACCCGATTGGTGGGACGGTGGTTCCGCTATCAATGGCCGTTTGTCGCCTCGTATATTACCGGTCTGACGATGGCGGACGGGACGCCGACGACGGGCGCGATGCTCATTTCTCCGTTGACGACGGAACAGATGATTCGCAATCCCCGCCTGGCCCGGCAGCGGGTGCTGCAAACCGTCCGCCTCGCCGAAAAGATGGGCGCCACGATCGCCGGGCTGGGCGCCTTCACGTCGATCGTGACCCGCGACGGCCGCGATCTCGAAGGCAAGGTGCAGCTCGGCTTGACGACCGGCAACCCCCATTCGGCGGCGATCGCCGTGCAGAATGTGCTGGAGGCCGCAGCGCTGACGAATCTCAGCCTGCCGCACGCGACAGCCGCGATTGTGGGCGGCGCCGGCTCAGTCGGCTCCTCCTGTGCCAAGATGCTGGCCCGGCTGGTCGCCCGGCTCATTATCATCGACATTAAGAAGGATGCCGTCCAGACGCTGCTTACGGACCTCGCCGGCCAGCCGGCTGCCGTAGAGGGCACGTCGAATCTCGATTGCGTCCGCGAGGCCGATATTGTCATCGCCGCCACAAACAATCCGTACATTCTTCTGACGGCGGCCCACTTGAAGCCCGGCGCGATCGTAATCGATGCGGCCCAGCCCAAGAATGTCTCCGAAGAGATTCCTCGCCAGCGGCCCGACGTGCTCGTGATCGAATCGGCTGTGGTGCGCACCCCCGACGTGGACGTGCACTTCGATCTCGATCTCGCTCAGGGCGAAGCGCTCGGCTGTCTCTCGGAAACGATGATTTTGACCGCCATCGGATGGCACGGACACTACTCTCTCGGCAAAGCCGACCCGGCATTGGCCGCGCATATGATCGCCTCGGGCCGGGCTCTGGGGTTCCGCCTGGCGAAATTTCGCAACTCAAGCGGCTATGTGACCGACGAGCAGCTCTCCACCATCGCCCGAGCCAGAATGGCGTAACAGACCATGACCACCTCCGGCTACGCGATCAACGTGCATGCGATTCCCATGTTGCTCATGGGAGGCGTCACGCTCGGACTGGGACTGCTGGTCTACCGGTCGAACTACCGGTCCGCCGCCCATCGCCACTTCCTCGTCCTGTGCGCAAGCATTGCCCTGTGGCTCACCGCCACCAGCATTGGGCTCTGTGCCCCCACGCCGGAGCAGGCTTTGGCCTGGTTCCGGCTCGATAACGTCGGCGTCATGTTCATTTCCGTCGCGTTTTACGCCTTCTCCGCGGAATTCCTCCGGCTATCCCGCGCCAAGTCCATCTGGCTGGGCTATGGACTGGCCGCCCTGCTGGCCCTGGCCGTCGTCTTCCGCGACGATTTCGTGACGGGCGTCCGTCTCTACCGATGGGGGTATTTCCCGCAGTGGGGCCCGGCGAGCACCCTGTTCTTTCTTGTGTTCTTCGCTTACATGACCGCGGCCTTTACCGACTACGTGTGCGCCTACCGGAGGGCCACGACTCCGATCAGACGCCAGCAGATCAAATTCGTCCTGATTGCCTTCGTGATCGCCTACCTGGGCTCGGTGGATTTCTTTCCCGCGTTTGGGTACGACCTGTATCCCTTCGGCTACGTGCCCATTTTCCTGCTGACCGTGGTGGTGACGATCGCCATTCTCCGATACCACCTGCTGGATGCCGCCCTGTTCGTGTCGATGAGCGCGACCTATCTCCCGCTGGTCCCCTTCACGCTGGCGCTCGCGCTGCTCGCGCAGGGACTGAGCGACCTCTCCCCCCTTGCACTGGCAAGCGTGCTCGCGGGCGCCACCGTGGCGTTCACCGCTCTGTACGTCACCTTCCAGCCGTGGCTGCAATCGGCGCTCAACAAAGCGCTGTTTCCCTGCCGGTACGACGCCTACAACACGTTGACGCGCTTCAGCCACGCCATGGTCATGAATCTCGATCTCGTCAATTTACAGCAGGAGATCGTGCGGACGCTGCAGACCGTCCTGCGCATCGAGAAACTGTCCCTGTTTCTCTTCGACAAAGAGGCGGGCCGCTACGCGCTGAAAGCCTCGCACGGAGTAGACGAGGCCCTGGCCCATTCCATCCGGCTCACGAGCTCTGAATCGTTTGCGCGCTTTCTCCTGGAGCGCAACCAGCCAATCGTCAAAGAAGAACTACAGGACGACCCTTCTGGTCCGGGCGACCAGGTGATGCCCGGTCTGCTCGACACCCTGACGACGATGGACTCGGAGGTCTGTCTTCCGCTGGTCAATAAATCCCGCCTGATCGGATTTGTGAACCTGGGGCACAAGCCTTCGCTGGACTTCTATTCCCAGGATGAACTCAATCTGCTCCGCTCGCTGGCCGACAGTGCGGCCATTGCGCTCGACAATGCGATGCTCTACGAGGACTGGAAACAGACCCAGCTCCTGATCCGGCGAGCGGACCGCCTGCGCTCGCTCGAAACGATCGCGGGGGGATTCGCCCACGAGATACGGAACCCCTTAACTTCGATCAAGACCTTCATCCAGTTGGCGCCCTCTCGGCGCGATGACGCCGACTTTATGAACTCGTTCAGCGCCGTGGTGGCCGACGATCTGGCGCGTATCGAACGCCTGATCGAAGAGATTCTCGACTATGCCCGCTATATGAAACCCAAGTTCTCATCGGAATCGCTGAACGAGATCGTCGCGTCCTGCGTCCACTTCATCGAGGTGAAGGCTTCGACGCTGGGGGTGACAATCGAGAAGCACCTGGCCGAGCCGTTGGCGCCGATCATGGTGGATCGACAACAGATCAAGCAGGTGTTGATGAATCTGATCCTGAACGCCATGGACGCGATGAAGGTCCAGGGAGGACGGTTGAGCGTCGTCACGCAGCACCTGACTCGACTCGACGGAACGCGATGGATTCAGATCCAGGTCTCGGATACCGGCTGCGGAATTGCCCCCGAGGATCTCCCCCACATCTTCGATCCCTTTTTCACCACGAAACATGAAAGCACTGAGCATGCCGGAACCGGACTCGGGCTTTCCATCGTCCACCAGATCATTCAGGAACATGCCGGGAAAGTGGAGGCCCGCAGCACAGTCGGCCAAGGCACCGTCTTCACGCTCGTCCTCCCGGACAAGCCCCACGCTGAAACAGCCGAGCGGCCTGCGTCTCCTTCTCCAGGAAAACTGGTATTCCTCCCGCGTCTCCCACCGCACCTTACCAGACAGACCGGAACCGACGGGCCCTAACGTTCGCAGCGAGCCCCGATTCGAGATGGCTCTCTCCCCATCAAGATCCCGCCCTTCTTCTAGGCAGGCAATAAAAAAGCCTGCCGGTATGATCCAGCAGGCTTCACTTTCCATTCTGGCCGATGGCCACACGTCTCAACCAGGTAAGAGACCCCGCTCTTCAGGACGATGATACCGATCTCAAAATAAGAAAGCCTGCTGGCTTTCACCAGCAGGCTTCTTTTTGTAACCCGGCATCGTCCTACTTTCCCACTGCCTCGCGGCAGCAGTATCATCGGCCTTGGAGGGCTTAACTTCCGTGTTCGGTATGGGAACGGGTGTGGCCCCTCCGGCAAGGACACCGGGAACATTGAATACGTCTTGATTGGTGCGTGCTGTGTGTAGATCGGTTCGAAGTCCGCGCATAACGCATCACTCAGAACGTTTCATCAGCACTCCGTGACGCGTTCTGCGCGCCGCGGTAAGACCATGTCTATCAGGAGCAAAGGATGTTAAACCGCACGACCGATTAGTACTGGTTAGCTACAGCGCTTACACGCCTTCCACACCCAGCCTATCAAACTCGTGGTCTACAAGTGGTCTTTAGGTAGCATATTGCTACGGGAGAGCTTATCTTGAGGCACGCTTCTCGCTTAGATGCTTTCAGCGATTATCGCTTCCGAACATAGCTACCCGGCGCTGCCGCTGGCGCGACAACCGGCACACTAGAGGTCCGTCCTTCACAGTCCTCTCGTACTAGTGAAAGCCCCTCTCAACTCTCCTCCGCCCACAACAGATAGGGACCGAACTGTCTCACGACGTTCTGAACCCAACTCTCGTACCGCTTTAATAGGCGAACAGCCTAACCCTTGGGACCAGCTTCAGCCCCAGGATGCGATGAGTCGACATCGAGGTGCCAAACCTCCCCGTCGATGTGAACTCTTGGGGGAGATCAGCCTGTTATCCCCGGCGTACCTTTTATCCGTTGAGCGATGGCCCTTCCACGCAGAACCACCGGATCACTAAGTCCGACTTTCGTCTCTGCTCGAGCTGTCACTCTCGCAGTCAAGCTCCCTTATGCCTTTGCACTCGACGGCTGATTACCGACCAGCCTGAGGGAACCTTTGAACGCCTCCGTTACTTTTTGGGAGGCGACCGCCCCAGTCAAACTACCCGCCAGACACTGTCTTCGCTCTGGATTACAGAGCCGAGTTAGAATATCAGAACGTTCAGGGTGGTATTTCAACGTTGCCTCCACCCGACCTAGCGGCCAGGCTTCACAGGCTCCCACCTATCCTACACAGCGCATTCCAACATCCAATGTCAAGTTGTAGTAAAGGTGCACAGGGTCTTTCCGTCTAGTTGCGGGCACCCGGCTTCTTCACCGGAACAACAAATTCGCTGAGTCACTTCCCGAGACAGCGCTCCAGTCGTTACGCCATTCATGCAGGTCGGAACTTACCCGACAAGGAATTTCGCTACCTTAGGACCGTTATAGTTACGGCCGCCGTTTACTGGGGCTTCCCTTCAGAGCGTTGCCTTGCGGCTAACTCCTCCGGTTAACCTTCCAGCACCGGGCAGGCGTCAGACCCTATACGTCCACTTGCGTGTTCGCAGAGTCCTGTGTTTTTGGTAAACAGTCGCTAGAGCCACTTTATTGCAACCACGTTCGGCTTAATTTGTACAATCTCACCTACGCGTGGCACCCCTTCTCCCGAAGTTACGGGGCTAAATTGCAAAGTTCCTTAGGAAGTGTTCTCTCACGCCCCTTGGTATATTCTACCCACCTACCTGTGTCGGATTGCGGTACGGACACTATCATAACTCGCTACGAGGCTTTTCTCGGCAGCATGGGATCAGCCCGTTTATGGCCTTGCGGCCTCCCCATCACCTCTCGGCGTTAATGGCCCCGCGGATTTGCCGACGAGACCCGCCTACGGGCTTGGACCGGGTATTCCAGGGACCCGGCGGTGCCTACCCTTCTGCGTCCCCCCTTCGCTGATAACGCTATGACAGTGGTACAGGAATGTTGACCTGTTTTCCATCGCCTACGCCTCTCGGCCTCGGCTTAGGGTCCGACTCACCCTGACCTGACGAACATAGGCCAGGAAACCTTAGGTTTACGGGGATGATGATTCTCACATCATTAATCGCTACTTATGCCTGCATAATCTCTTCTCTCCGCTCCAGCTGTCCTTGTCGGTCAACCTTCACAGCTGAGAGAATGCTCCTCTACCACTCAGCCCTTGCGGGTGAGTCCATAGCTTCGGTGGCAAACTTGAGCCCCGTTATATTTTCGGCGCATCATCGCTCGACCAGTGAGCTATTACGCACTCTTTAAAGGATGGCTGCTTCTAAGCCAACCTCCTGGCTGTCTGAGCGACAATACAACCTTTCCCACTTAGCTTGCGCTTAGGGACCTTAGCTGATGGTCTGGGCTATTTCCCTTTTGACCACGGATCTTAGCACCCGTAGTCTAACTCCCGTGCGTCCAGTAACGGCATTCGGAGTTTGATTGAGTTCAGTAGCGTTGGAACGCCCCTAGCTCATTCAGTGCTCTACCTCCGTCACGGCTGTCACGAGGCTAACCCTAAAGTTATTTCGAGGAGAACCAGCAATAACGAAGTTTGATTAGCCTTTCACCCCTACCCACAGCTCATCCGAGCTTTTTGCAACAAACATCAGTTCAGGCCTCCTTCGACTGTTACGTCGAATTCGCCTTGGCCATGGGTAGATCACTTCGCTTCGGGTCTATCCTACGCAACTAAATGCCCAGTTTGGACTCGCTTTCGCTACGGCTCCGGCTTTCCGCCTTAACCTTGCTGCGCAAGATAACTCGCAGGCTCATTAAGCAAAAGGCACACGATCAGGCATTCCCTTGCGGGCATAGCCCTTTCGTTGCTTGTAGGTGTACGGTTTCAGGTTCTATTTCACTCCCCTCACCGGGGTTCTTTTCACCTTTCCCTCACGGTACTGGTGCGCTATCGGTCATCAGCGAGTATTTAGCCTTGGAACGTGGTCGTCCCGGATTCCCACAGGGTTTCTCGGGCCCCGTGGTACTCAGGATCTCTGTCCAACAAGTCAGGGTCATGTCGCT encodes the following:
- a CDS encoding ATP-binding protein; protein product: MTTSGYAINVHAIPMLLMGGVTLGLGLLVYRSNYRSAAHRHFLVLCASIALWLTATSIGLCAPTPEQALAWFRLDNVGVMFISVAFYAFSAEFLRLSRAKSIWLGYGLAALLALAVVFRDDFVTGVRLYRWGYFPQWGPASTLFFLVFFAYMTAAFTDYVCAYRRATTPIRRQQIKFVLIAFVIAYLGSVDFFPAFGYDLYPFGYVPIFLLTVVVTIAILRYHLLDAALFVSMSATYLPLVPFTLALALLAQGLSDLSPLALASVLAGATVAFTALYVTFQPWLQSALNKALFPCRYDAYNTLTRFSHAMVMNLDLVNLQQEIVRTLQTVLRIEKLSLFLFDKEAGRYALKASHGVDEALAHSIRLTSSESFARFLLERNQPIVKEELQDDPSGPGDQVMPGLLDTLTTMDSEVCLPLVNKSRLIGFVNLGHKPSLDFYSQDELNLLRSLADSAAIALDNAMLYEDWKQTQLLIRRADRLRSLETIAGGFAHEIRNPLTSIKTFIQLAPSRRDDADFMNSFSAVVADDLARIERLIEEILDYARYMKPKFSSESLNEIVASCVHFIEVKASTLGVTIEKHLAEPLAPIMVDRQQIKQVLMNLILNAMDAMKVQGGRLSVVTQHLTRLDGTRWIQIQVSDTGCGIAPEDLPHIFDPFFTTKHESTEHAGTGLGLSIVHQIIQEHAGKVEARSTVGQGTVFTLVLPDKPHAETAERPASPSPGKLVFLPRLPPHLTRQTGTDGP